The following coding sequences are from one Rutidosis leptorrhynchoides isolate AG116_Rl617_1_P2 chromosome 11, CSIRO_AGI_Rlap_v1, whole genome shotgun sequence window:
- the LOC139877725 gene encoding uncharacterized protein isoform X2 — MALELQEDYEIWEPKLPKGYNEIIKRSKSSSVDANRESKKGIYNMLIKGILLQDDKTLLSIGVNGEKNEMISATKFSYRNRSPHKWQSLSKSRFKKVAEMLDISNMMIKIKTTSHYLSQDVLYGIYLVFKFRDSSKKHSTRPMHINLKYKKGNETFHAHFATWRDDEWMMIELYRFLNDQENNVVFKFLLESLSPYYYEDDAVYVEGVEFRAVDKGKGEPIGKLQEVQQVSISYSDEGEKLFSVINEVNGKKHLMISAKAALYNSSDSRHLYVIPSTESRFQEVIELLPQKVFRINCTIKSQMLSQDTEYVCYIIFKLSGKSEGLHCPIEVRNLLQREKKDSEIIYFISPSAWNVHDITRVPEQRQDGWMEVIVWKFNSDQEFKNECIPVNLKLISYEGAISGLIVYGIEFRPL, encoded by the exons ATGGCGCTAGAATTGCAA GAGGATTATGAGATATGGGAGCCTAAATTGCCTAAAGGCTATAATGAAATTATCAAAAGGTCAAAATCCTCAAGTGTTGATGCTAATCGTGAAAGCAAAAAGGGTATTTACAACATGTTGATCAAAGGAATCCTCCTTCAAGATGACAAGACG ttgttgtcaATAGGAGTCAACGGAGAAAAAAATGAGATGATATCAGCAACGAAGTTTTCATACAGGAACCGGAGTCCACATAAGtggcaatctctttccaaatcaaG GTTTAAAAAAGTAGCAGAGATGTTAGATATTTCTAATATGATGATCAAAATTAAGACTACATCTCACTATTTATCTCAAGATGTGCTTTATGGGATTTATCTAGTCTTCAAATTTAGAGATTCATCAAAGAAACATTCAACTAGACCAATGCACATTAACCTAAAGTACAAAAAGGGGAATGAAACCTTTCATGCACATTTTGCAACATGGAGAGATGATGAGTGGATGATGATTGAATTGTATCGCTTTCTAAACGATCAAGAGAACAATGTTGTCTTCAAGTTTCTTCTCGAGAGCCTTTCACCGTATTACTATGAAGATGATGCTGTCTATGTTGAAGGCGTTGAGTTTCGAGCTGTTGACAAG GGGAAGGGTGAACCGATCGGAAAGTTACAGGAAGTCCAACAAGTCTCGATATCATACTCGGACGAGGGTGAAAAG CTTTTCTCAGTAATAAACGAAGTAAATGGAAAGAAACATCTTATGATTTCGGCAAAAGCGGCTCTCTACAACTCTTCTGATTCGAGGCATTTATATGTGATTCCATCAACCGAGTCAAG ATTTCAGGAGGTGATTGAGCTTCTACCACAAAAAGTATTTCGTATCAACTGCACGATTAAAAGCCAAATGTTGTCACAAGATACAGAATACGTGTGCTACATAATTTTCAAGCTCTCGGGAAAAAGTGAAGGGTTGCATTGTCCTATAGAAGTACGAAATCTACTCCAACGAGAAAAGAAAGATTCTGAAATAATTTATTTTATATCTCCGAGCGCATGGAATGTACATGATATTACTAGAGTTCCAGAACAAAGGCAAGATGGATGGATGGAGGTTATTGTGTGGAAATTCAACTCCGATCAAGAATTCAAGAATGAATGTATTCCTGTAAACTTGAAATTGATAAGTTATGAAGGTGCCATATCTGGCCTTATTGTATATGGTATCGAGTTTCGACCATTGTAA
- the LOC139877725 gene encoding uncharacterized protein isoform X1, whose product MALELQEDYEIWEPKLPKGYNEIIKRSKSSSVDANRESKKGIYNMLIKGILLQDDKTLLSIGVNGEKNEMISATKFSYRNRSPHKWQSLSKSRFKKVAEMLDISNMMIKIKTTSHYLSQDVLYGIYLVFKFRDSSKKHSTRPMHINLKYKKGNETFHAHFATWRDDEWMMIELYRFLNDQENNVVFKFLLESLSPYYYEDDAVYVEGVEFRAVDKSLKFCVQGKGEPIGKLQEVQQVSISYSDEGEKLFSVINEVNGKKHLMISAKAALYNSSDSRHLYVIPSTESRFQEVIELLPQKVFRINCTIKSQMLSQDTEYVCYIIFKLSGKSEGLHCPIEVRNLLQREKKDSEIIYFISPSAWNVHDITRVPEQRQDGWMEVIVWKFNSDQEFKNECIPVNLKLISYEGAISGLIVYGIEFRPL is encoded by the exons ATGGCGCTAGAATTGCAA GAGGATTATGAGATATGGGAGCCTAAATTGCCTAAAGGCTATAATGAAATTATCAAAAGGTCAAAATCCTCAAGTGTTGATGCTAATCGTGAAAGCAAAAAGGGTATTTACAACATGTTGATCAAAGGAATCCTCCTTCAAGATGACAAGACG ttgttgtcaATAGGAGTCAACGGAGAAAAAAATGAGATGATATCAGCAACGAAGTTTTCATACAGGAACCGGAGTCCACATAAGtggcaatctctttccaaatcaaG GTTTAAAAAAGTAGCAGAGATGTTAGATATTTCTAATATGATGATCAAAATTAAGACTACATCTCACTATTTATCTCAAGATGTGCTTTATGGGATTTATCTAGTCTTCAAATTTAGAGATTCATCAAAGAAACATTCAACTAGACCAATGCACATTAACCTAAAGTACAAAAAGGGGAATGAAACCTTTCATGCACATTTTGCAACATGGAGAGATGATGAGTGGATGATGATTGAATTGTATCGCTTTCTAAACGATCAAGAGAACAATGTTGTCTTCAAGTTTCTTCTCGAGAGCCTTTCACCGTATTACTATGAAGATGATGCTGTCTATGTTGAAGGCGTTGAGTTTCGAGCTGTTGACAAG AGTCTTAAATTTTGTGTACAGGGGAAGGGTGAACCGATCGGAAAGTTACAGGAAGTCCAACAAGTCTCGATATCATACTCGGACGAGGGTGAAAAG CTTTTCTCAGTAATAAACGAAGTAAATGGAAAGAAACATCTTATGATTTCGGCAAAAGCGGCTCTCTACAACTCTTCTGATTCGAGGCATTTATATGTGATTCCATCAACCGAGTCAAG ATTTCAGGAGGTGATTGAGCTTCTACCACAAAAAGTATTTCGTATCAACTGCACGATTAAAAGCCAAATGTTGTCACAAGATACAGAATACGTGTGCTACATAATTTTCAAGCTCTCGGGAAAAAGTGAAGGGTTGCATTGTCCTATAGAAGTACGAAATCTACTCCAACGAGAAAAGAAAGATTCTGAAATAATTTATTTTATATCTCCGAGCGCATGGAATGTACATGATATTACTAGAGTTCCAGAACAAAGGCAAGATGGATGGATGGAGGTTATTGTGTGGAAATTCAACTCCGATCAAGAATTCAAGAATGAATGTATTCCTGTAAACTTGAAATTGATAAGTTATGAAGGTGCCATATCTGGCCTTATTGTATATGGTATCGAGTTTCGACCATTGTAA